A segment of the Cutaneotrichosporon cavernicola HIS019 DNA, chromosome: 6 genome:
ACCCATCGGCGACAGTCGAGTGGCACAGACAAAGTGCCACAGTGCCGAGATTGATCGAGTATGAGTCGCGATATCGGCCCCCCCGGGGTGCGCCGATACGGGCAGAACGCCGCAGTCCAGCGCAACAGgcaccatgtcgtcgtAGAAGTGCGTCACAGTGCGCCATGGTATGCCGCCCTGGTGAGGGAGGGACACAAGTTCGCGCACCTTGTACACGTTGACGATTGCCTGTGCAAGCCGTACAGTAGGATAGAAAGTCTCGGGTGTGCTAGACAGAGATCCCAGCCCGACCTGAACAGCAGACAGCTGTCCTTGCTCGgaggcgcggaggagggtgcGCCAGGTCTCAGAATCATTGGCCTCAAATAGCGCATCGCTAAAGGCGTCATCACGAGAGACTCGGGTCGTCATCAGCCTCGCTAGGCCACTGAAGATGGTCAATTCGGCGGCATGAATTGTCAGTCCGAGGCTTAGCCTAGTGTCAACGCAACATCCGAACGTCACATACCTTCGCAGGGTCTCCTGGTGACCCCATTCTCGCCACTTGCGCTTCAAGCGCACGGAATCCAGGTGCTCGACATTCGCGTACGATATGGGGTTGCTCTTGAGGGTTCCTGAAAGCCCGTTACGTCGCGCCATCGTACAAAGCAATGCGTGGAATGATTCAGCCGTAAGCATGTGCTTCGGTTTCCCGTGGAGGAAGCTGAAGCACTGGCCTAGTAGCGCGCTGAGGTTGACATCGAGACGCATCTCCGCGTCCTGCATCTTGGCGTCCCTCTGAAGTAAGCTTTGCAAAGGAACCGACTCACCGTTACGATGATGACATAATGCAGCCTCTCATAGATCCACAGGCCGCTGTCACGGGCTGCCTGTGTCCCTACGAACATGCAGCCGATGCTACACATACTCAGCAGCAAAAGGGCCGAAGTGCGCTCTCGTTGGAACGTCGGACGGTGGATGATTGGGAAGGTAGGGTGGAACTCGCGGAAGTAGAGGTGCAGGCAGCCATCTAGGAACTGCATCGAGGGAATGACTGAGTCGCGATCTTGAGAAAAGACTGATGTCTGCAAGTGAGCCCTCGCAAACGGACCTGCGTACTGCTACTCCGCTGACATGCAACTCCTCCTCAACTTGGTTAGGACACGTGATCGCGGTGGTTCGAGGCGAGTCTGGCGGGCTCTCTGTCGTTGTAGCACTCCGCGGGATGGTCAGGCCAGATTCCCAAGTGTCAATCGCCACAACAGTCGCCCGTCGGCTGCCTCTCCTCCGACCACCGCCCGTCGACTGCAGGCCGGTGGTGCCCTCCGTTATCGACGCCGTTCCTAAACTATCGGGGGTTCGTCCAACATTCGTTCCTAGAATGGATGTGTCGGAGGAACCTGTGGCGAAACCGCTCGGCCAGGAATGTTGCAGCGCGAACATATCGCCCCCAAAGAGGACGCCCTGGTCGGCGTCCCCCTGGTCAGAAAACATCATGGCAAGGGCGTTCTCGGTCACGAGGTCCCCGCCGTCCTGGCTGAGCCACTCGCCCACCAGCCGGTCAAGGTCCAAGGACGTCGATGGGGCGCGTGCCGCCGGGAATCCGCTCAGGAACGACGGCGGAGGAAAGTGAGGGATGTTGCCTGCACCGCTGAGCTGTTGGGCAGGAGGGAACAGAGGCGCCGACTGCGACATGTCAGTAGCTTCTGGGatctccactcctcctgGCAGCAACCCTCCGGCAGGAACCGACTCCGACGGCCGTATGTCCGCAGACAGGCGCGACGTGCTGGAGCTCAAGCTCTGGTCGTTAGGCTCTTCGGAAAGCGATGACCTGCTCGTTCGCTGTCGCTTCGCCGAATGAAGCGTCCGCTCATGCCGTTGCAGCGCGTCGGTCCGCCCGAACGCCTTGCCACACACGCTGCAGCTGAAGGGCTTCTCGTGTACATGGCTGCGGACATGCCGGAGCAAGTGAGCCGCCTTGGTGAATACCCGCCCGCACTCGGTACAGGTCTTATCAGACTTGGCAGGCGAAACGGAGGCCATAGTGGCGCATTGCGGGGTCCTTGTTTCGGCGGTGGTCGAACTGGGTCTCAAGACAGGTCGGTGATGGACATTAGATGTTGGAGGTAGAGAGTTGGGAGAGTGGGTAAAGTTGAAAGTGAGCGGCGATTAAGATTCCTGATGGCCTCAACTTGTTAATGCCCGCATTCACATTCAGGTGCAGTACATATGTAACCCCCACCGAGCCCCGCAAAACCAAACCCGTCTCACAACATGACTGATACTAATGACATCTTGGGAACAGGGCCAGCAGAACTCGCCACAATAACACCTTAGGAATCCATACAAACTCATTGGGGAACTACACTTTAAGCGGCACCCATCTTGGTCCGCAGCTCGCCCACAAGGGTGTCCACGTCAACCAGAGCGGTGTGGCCGAACACGTAGAAGTCGGGGCGGATGAGCACGACCTGGTCTTTGCCAAGGCGGTCGAACCACGCCGCGTACTCGCCCTTGACATCCTCTTGAGGAGACACAGTGACGCACTTGCCTCCCAGAACGTCGACAAAGAATTCACTCGACGCCTCCGAGATCTCCACCTGGCTACCAAAGCTGAGGAGGAACCAACCATGGCCATGCACGTCGTGAAACAGAGCTTCACAGGCCGCAGTAGCCAGGTTACGTTGGAGTGAGAGGTGTCCTGCCTGATCCTGGGCAGTCAGGATACCGGGGCGTCCAAGGGGTGGGTCGAACTgtggcggtggaggcgcAGCGCGAAGAGCGTCATGGCTTTCCTTTGACTTGACGGGGTCTGTCTCGCAGATGACGCCGCCCAGGTCGATACAATACTCCTTCCAATAAGCACGGTCGTCACGTAACTCACTGTGAGAGTGCGAACATGGGGGAGCCGCTCCTCCTGATAGCTCTGGAAGAGCTTGGTGGGGTCTGCCGCCCCTGAGAGCATGAGAGGGAGACGCCATGCAAGTGCCCCTGCGTCACGGAATCCCGAGTTCATACCTTGTCCGATGAACGGAGGCATCTGGTGCAACGCGTCACCAGCCAGGGTGACACGATCCTTGAAGAACTCGTTCGCCCACCGAGCCTTGAACGTGTAGATGACTttgcgctcaagctcgcagTTCTCGGGCGTGAAGCCCCACGGAGCAACCAGGCTCCATAGCTTGTCGAGAAGCATCTCCGGTGTCTCGCCGGGCAAGCGCATGAATTCAAGACGCTTCCGGCCCTTGCCAGAGAACACAAGAGTCGTAGGGCGGGTGGGGTCGCAAATCTGCgaggcgccgaggcgcttgaACTGCTCCGGCACGAACCCGTCTTTGAGGAGTAGATCGGCGATAAGCCAGTCGTTCTCAAAGTTCAGGTCGGTAGTCGTGAAaccctcgaggcggcggatgGTCGAGTTGGCACCGTCACAGCCTACAACATAGGATGCCCGGATAGTGCGGCCTTCACCTGTTGGTGAACCCGGCTCGGGGGAGCTTGAAAGTAGACCGTTGACGACAACTCCGGCGGTAACACCATTCGTGGCTGCCTTGAACGTGAACGGCTCAAGGTGCACGTCTACACCATCCGCATCCTGTTGCAGTGCATGTACCGCTACTGTCAGCTTGGGCAGAGTCTCATCTCACCATAGCCGCGAACGAGAGGGATGTTCCTAGAGAGGACCGCACGCTCGAGTAcgctctcgagctcgggctgGTTGAAACCGAAGCAAAAGTCGGTCCCAGAAGCCGTAGGCGCCTCCCAGCAAAGATCGGCTACCACTGTGGTTAGCCCTCGAGTGCCTAGTGGACTTACGCTTcaggtcggcgtcgcgccaCACAAAGTTGGTCCCATCCTCTCCGCCCTGCCCAATCaccttctcgaggatgaggtcgagctcgggccCAAGGCCTGCAGAGCCAAGCATCCTACGCGCTTCGTGGTCGAACACGACCGCACGAGGTAGGGGGTATAAGGCCTTCTGGCGCTCGACCAGTGTCACGTTTACACCTTGCTGGTGCAGCAGTAaagcgaggaggagcccgaCAGGCCCGGCGCCCGCGATAACGACGTCGCTGTGAGTAATGGTCATGGTGTCTGAGATTGGTCGCATCTGTGGCGCCGCAGAGTGCGAATATATGAATGTCGGGCTCGGTTCTGGCTTCTAGTGAGGGCCATTCACAACACCCAAAGTCTCAGCGGCCCGCCTCCGCTATGGACTGTAATCAGGCACATGCACTGTCAGTGTGCCATACCAAGACTCGAATAGCATGGATGGCCGAGAAGTGGGACGAACCACACCTATTTGTGGAGATGTGGGACCAGACATCCCAATCTACGGAATGTGGGACGACAACCCCACAATAGTGGCAAATACTCATATCTTGATCCCCCCACTCCCTGCTGGTGGCTTGCGGCCTGGTGGGACCCCATTCAGCCAAGTGGCCGGTCTTTGAGTGACAGCCGCCACCTCAGACCTATCTGGGTCCCCGAAGTTGATCGATACTGCTCCGCTGACCCGGGTGGACTTTGAGGGCACCACAATGGGGAACGAGCCAGCACATAAGCCTTACTAGTGTAGTGCTTCTCATCCCCTTTCCACACAACATCCACAATGACCATCCCCACCACAGCTCCCATCCGCATTCAGCGCCTGTCGCACATGCGCTACCAGCATGCAGACCTCCCCAAAGCCCGCCAGTTTCTGGAGGACTTTGGCATGCACGTTGTCTACTCGGAGAACGATGGCAAGTCACTGTACTTTGCTGGCCAAGGGCCCGATGCGTTCGTTTACGTCGCAACAGCTGTGAGTCGACATTGGCTTGGCCAACCTGGTTCGCTGACTCCAGGGCGAAACCAGTGCTTTCCTCGGAGGCACGTTTCTTGTAGAGACCAAGGCGGATCTCGAACGCGCAAGTGACCTCATCCCCGGCGCAACCAAACTCCTCCCAGCCTCTCCTGCGGGTGGCTTCCTCGTTACCTTCCAGGACCCGGACGGACTTCCTTGCAACCTTGTGTGGGGTTTACCTGAGCGCGAGGTTGGCACTCAGACTAGCCCAGACGCCGTCAACTACCCTGTTCAGAAGCCGCGCAAGGGAGAATTTCGCAGGTTCAAGCAAGAGCCATGCCCAGTATTCAAGTTGGGACACTTTGGCCTGTAAGTTGGCGAAGGCATCAGAAGTAACCCCAGTCTCGTAAGCAGCTTCCAGAAGACTTTCGACTTTTACACTCGCTACTTTAACCTCAAGGCTACCGATATCCTCACAGCCCCAGATGGGACGAAGGTTGCCGGGTTTATGCACATCGatcgggaggaggagtgggtcGACCACCACACATTCTTCTTCAGTATCAACAGGCGAGTTGGGCCCCACCATTGCTCTTTCGAGGTCCGCGACTCGGATGTCCAGGCAATTGGCCATGACGTGAGTTGTCCTGCAGATGTGTCTTACCTTAGTggctcaaggccaagggaTACACCCCGTCCTGGGGTGTCGGTCGCCATATTCTCGGCTCTCAGATCTTCGACTACTGGTACATGCCCGACAACTTCATGGTCGAGCACTACTCGGACGGAGACCTTGTCAACAACACTTTCGAGACCAACTACCTCCCTGCTGGTGACGAGTCCCTGGCCATCTGGGGTCCCGCTGTTCGTGAGTGCTGGAGATGTGCATGGCTAACGTCCAGCGAAAGGCTTCATGGATGCTATTCCGGATGAGTCGCAGCGCGGTACTGCCTAAGCTATGAATAGTCACATAGCAGCTTCCACACTATAGGAATGTTTCTGAGAATGAAGATTTGTCTTTACCATCTGTCTAGAGTTGCGGGTTAGCATAGAGATGCCCTTTGCCCGACTTGACTGAAGTACGCGATAGTCAGCGCCTATCCCGAGGTGCCTTGCCCAGATCAGTCTGCAACGTCGTTTGAACCCGGAACTGCTTTTACGACCAAACTGTGGCTGGTGGATACTACCCGAGCACTGTACATCTACTCGAGTCGCTCTGTTGGGCTTGTCGAGTTGTTCTTTGCGGGTTGCGGCGGTTGGGAGGGTTGCGGCGATTGCGGTGACCTGATTAACTTTATTGTGTTCGGTGTTTGAAAAGCCCGAGATTATCCGTCCCACATTCCAATCTCCACCTTCAGCCACGTCCCACTTTCTCAAGCCCACTTGGATCCAGAGAGGGTTTGATGATATCGCTGCGGCGTCCCCGGACCTCGCGGGATGGGAGATACCCGCAAGCCTGCAGAGTTCATATAAGAACACAAACAGTGGTGACAAACGCCTCGTCAATACACACACAATACACACAATGACACTCGCAAGCAACTGgacccgcctcgcccgctTCGTGGGACGCAACGGGGCAATCCGCCTCGGACAGCCAGTTGATCCTAAGGTTGATGTCGGtctcgctgtcgccgcTGGGGAGCCTGTGGAAGTGTTCGTCGTGGAGGGCGATATCTACACCGGGATGGTGACTGCTGAACGCGATGTCATTCAGCAGCTTCTGTCCCCCATCTCGCGGGACGAGTGCAACCTCATCCGTTGCCTTGGCCTCAATTTCAAGAGTACGTCCCGCAGCTCAGCCTGTTACATTCCAGCGagcgctgacagcagaacacgccgaggaggccaagatgCCGTTCCCGAATGAGCCGGTCATGTTTGTCAAGCCTCGCACGGCTCTGGCTGGGCCTGGAGAGCTCGTTGTGTCTAGGGCAGCGCAGGATGACCAGCTCGACTTTGAgaccgagctcgccctGGTCATTGGGCGCGATGCCCGCGACGTCTCAGAGGCCGATGCGATGGACTATGTACTTGGGTAAGACCAGCATCTGTACGCAATACTGACCGCAGGGCGACTTGCGCCAACGACGTATCTGTGCGCAAGCACCAGCTTGCCAACTCGCAGTGGTGCTTTGGTAAGGGTTTCGACGGCAGTTGCCCACTCGGACCTGTCCTGGTGCGTGCAAGTGCCCTTGACCCCGATGCGCTCGAATTCCGCGGCGAGCTCTCTGGCGAGACCGTGCAAGCTTCCAACACCAACGACATGATCTTCAGCTGCGCGCGTGCAGTCGCGCACCTCAGCCAGGGGACCACGCTCGAACGCGGCTCTGTCATCCTCATGGGCACGCCAAGCGGGATCGGATGGGCACGCGAGCCCCGGCGCATCATccgcgatggcgaggagatgcgCATCTGGTTTGAGGATGTTGGAACCCTTGTCAACACTTTCAAGTATGAGTAGGGCTGGGTTGGAGCTTGGTAGGGGCTAGATGCATGTTGGTTCtgaaggaggaggttgaggtggaTCAAGGGCTGGATTGCACGGCTATCTCAGCAGCGGATTGAGGAGCCCGCAGAGAGTGAAGCCAGGATTCCTGCAGGCCTGGTGTCCCACAGATCCAGAAAACACTGCCCTTTGGCATCCAGCACTGCCCTCTAGTGATCTGAACAAATGGAACATTGCTCATTCCGAACGTCTGGTAATTGGGTAAGCAATTGGTATTACAAGAATGGATGGCCTGGTCTGTGGCGCACGGACGCTTACTCGCTTTCCAGTATCGTGGCTTGAAGCAGGCGGTGTCGAGCCTGGTTACAAATGTTAACCATCGCAATGTTGTTTGGAAGACACACAAGTGCTTTGCCAGCATCATCCCAGACGCCTTGTAACAGTCACCACCGAATCGTCCATGCGTGGATACGAGATCCAGCGGATTCTGCTCTATGGTATTGTGCTGCCATGCACGATCGCCACATTCGTCGTCTTCCTTATCCCCTTGGTTCACAAAGGTATGTCGCAAGATCGCAACACCATCAACTCACAAATAGGACCCCAGTTTCAGAAGAGGGGTTGGGGCTGGGCGTCCGAACTTGGAAAAAGTACCTTGCAAGAGCTTATCAACCCCATTCTTGCCCTAGCATTCGCGGGAATGGTGTTCATATGGCTTGTCACTCTGTCAGTCCATGTCGGTCGACgactaaccccagcccctTTGTTAGCATCACCAACGAGTGGCGCTCGATCAGGTCTGAAATCCAGGCCCTGGGTCTGTTCATCCTCGGCGTGTTCAGCTTGATGGTGATAGAAGGGATCACATTTTCCGACATGAATCCACCAGATGCTCTCTCGATCAGCCGGTTGGTGGTTGGATGCCTGTGGTCCCTTACCCTCCTCATATCTGGCCTTTGGCAGTATCTCTTCGCGCGTCGATACCCAAAAGACAAGTGGCGTATGAATATCCGGACTCTCGAAGAGACCGGCGGTATCTTACCAACCCAGCAATATCAACCCCcatcctcccctcccccgtcatcgccacctcccaccccgcctccccctcaacctccaacgcctcctcccccttccgCGAAACCTCCTGCCACGCATCCTCCACACACTACAGCGCCCCTTCCGTCGCAGCCTCATCCAACCAACCTTTCCTGGGGTTACTACCAACCTCCCCAGCCTCCTACCAAGACATCCAACCGCCCCAGGCCTATCTACCCACCTCGGAAGACTCCTTCATCCGACCGCCCCAGGCCTATCTACCAACCTCGGAAGCCTCCCACCGCCTCTGCTCCGTAACGTGCGAGCCGCCTCCCCATCGTCTACGTGACACCACAGAACGTTTCCGCTTCCCGACCTGTCCCACAGTCGCATCCTCCACCCCGCCAACTTGAATTGGCCGATTGCCGATTTCGTCCCAAGCTTCAAAtgtcatcatcatcatgtCATCATCCTGCCAACTAAGAAACGCCACTGACCGGCGACCCGGCGTTTAACTACTCACACGCCGGCGTCGTTTAAAGCCCAACACGCCGGTCACCGACACGTCACCGACCATCAACACCATGGCCACTCCCAAGTCTCGCCAGGCGTGAgcagcctcgtcgcggcgctgacaacaggtGTCTCGGCTGCAGGCGGATCAAGGTCGCATGTGACAACCCGCAGACTGGCGAACAATGCAAGCGATGTGGTGGGTTGTGACCCGGCCAGCTGACATAGTGCGCCTCTCCATGGAATGCGTGTATACCAAGAGCCAACGCGGACGGCGCAAGTGCGTTTGTTCGCGGACACGCTGACACTGACGCAGTGACCGGCTTGGGAAAATCACTCGCCGTTCAGCGTCTCCGAGGTCTCCGAGTATCGTCGGCCCATCAGCGTCTCCGAGTATCGTCGGCCCATCAAACTCGCCATCACTGAGTTCGCGGACAGGGACCTTTCTACGGCCGCGTACTACCAACCTCAACATGGCAGAACTGCTGGATCCAGTGATACCATCTGACGTACCGGGCCCACCACCACAGCCAGCTGTCGACCCCGGCACCCGGCGGATGTTCGAGGACCCAGTTGATATCGGCTACGTGACATTAGCAGAGGCACAGTCTCTCGTTGGATTGCAAGTCACAAGTCGTTTTgactgacaccagcttTCACGAGAAACAAAACCCTCTCATCGCAATCCTCGATCCTAAGCGTGCGTCGTCCAGTTTCTCTGTTGATACCAGTACACACGGTGTCATTCCTCCGCACATCCTCGATGCTATTCACAACCATCCTCGCGGCTGCCAGCAAGTACGCGTTGCCAGAGCGACACGGAACCCTGCTCGCCCATGCCGAAAGCTTGATCAACCGCGCCACCAACGGTGGCGAGTGCTGTACTGCGCTTATCCAATCCCTGCTCATTCTCGTGTATTACAAGGGCCCAACCGACCGTAGTGCATGGCTCAAAATCGGGATTGCGATCCGCTTTGCATTCCAACTTCGGTGGCACGAAGCCCGGCCGTCAATGACCTTGCCAGCCGATGAGCACGAGGCGCGACTGATCCTTGACCCCGAACGCACATGGTTCTGCCTGGTCTGCTTTGACCGGCAGTACGCCGACATCTTTGGGCTACCGACCACCATCCCGATGACGGACTATGGTGATGTGCGGCTCGCTCGGGTATTCGCTGACGCAAGTGTGAGGCGTGGGCTCGTTCCCATTTCCATCTCAACATTCCTGTCGACATCCATCTCGCATGCAGCCACGCAATGGTAGTGGCTGACGAGTTCTGGGGACGCATCCGGAAAGATCACGACGAAATGCCTCGCCGGCTGGTACGCACCTTGCTCACCAGCCTGTACAACCAAACCGTGCGACATCGCCGAAAGTGGTTCCCGCGTGACGTGCCCCCCGCACCGACACATCTGCAACCTGCCCGCAACCTTATGGAGATGTTTGCCTTGTCTCACCAGCTCATCATCAAGCACCATCTGCTCATCCTGGCCGAACCTCTCGATGCTGAAATTCTTCTACCAGAGTGTGTCGAGCACGCTACCAATGTCGTGGCCGCCTTCGAGGTCGTCAGTAAGGACGGATCGCCACGGTACCTCCACGACGCTGGTGCTACCACACTTTCAAACTTGGGGCTTGTTTTGTACAAGCTGTTCTGGAGGCTTGGCCCAGATACCCGTCCGTACTTGATCGAGGTCACCAAGCGAGCACGCGACTGCTGTCCACCAGAAGGACCCCTCATGTACACGGCACGCTTTCTCGACCGCGTCCTTGGGCTGTTCCAAACTGCAGTGGCAGAGGACGCCGTGCCCGCAGCCGAGGTCGGACCGCCAGATCAATCCCAGATTGTAAAGTGCGACTTTGGATGTGCTGACAACAGGACGAGTTCCTGCGTCTGGCCGGCAGTGATCTGAACCAGTTCATGGTCAACGACGACTATTGGGCAAGTCTCTTATCGTCATCGCTCGAGGACCCCGTGTACCCATCCTTTGCCTTGGGAATGTAGCAGTCTATTCATCTACATGTATGTATTGATACAATGTCGGCGTTGGCATCTATACCTTCTCTCCTGCAGTTTCGACGTTGCTGGATTTTGGATCCACGCGCCGATAGAACACCATGAAACCGACGAGCCACAGCAACACCCACCCAAGCTCAAAGTACATGCTGGCACGGAAGTTGGTGAGGTTCTTGAGACCGCCAGGGGCAGTGGTCAACATGCCGGATTGGATCGAGAGCGCCACAACAGAAGAAGTGTGCATGGCCGTCTggagcgccgcgccgaccaCGCCGGCCATGTTGGTTGGGCAAGCTGCCATCACACCCACACTGATGTCAGCAGGGCCAGATCAAACCGACTTACAGCGTAGAGATGAGCGAAACCTGCATGCCGGCAGAACCAAAGATCATGCCAGGGAACACGTGTGTCCAGTACCCGCGACCAACTACCTCGGGTGCAAACGTCCAGAGAAGGCTTGCACCTGCCACGAGGAGCATGGCAATGAAGATGGGCCACCGAGGGTTTGTGATGATGTTGGGAAAGATGATCATGACAATGCTGCACACCATGGCCGCTCCCCCTTCTGGCAGGGTGCGAGCAGAAGCGCGGACCATGCTGTCGCCACCCAGGACAAACATCTGGATGAACGGAAGAAAGTTGGATGACCACCATCCCAAGATGACCAGGCCAAAGACCAGGAAGACGGCAAAGTTGGGTACCTTCCACAGGCTAGACGGCAGGATGGCGTGCGTGTCGTCCAGGCGAGTCTCCCacaagaagaaggatgGGAACGCAATGGCCGAGATGATGAGGGGCGCGATAAAGCCGGGACTCTTCCACCCGTACGTCGCACCGAGtgtgagggcgaggatgaggcaCAAGACAGCAGTGAGCATGACCAGGACACCCGGCATATCGAGTCGCCTCAGCCTgtgctcctccttctcctggGACGCGCGCTTGGGGATCAACAAGAGCGAGG
Coding sequences within it:
- a CDS encoding uncharacterized protein (FAD binding), producing the protein MTITHSDVVIAGAGPVGLLLALLLHQQGVNVTLVERQKALYPLPRAVVFDHEARRMLGSAGLGPELDLILEKVIGQGGEDGTNFVWRDADLKLVADLCWEAPTASGTDFCFGFNQPELESVLERAVLSRNIPLVRGYAVHALQQDADGVDVHLEPFTFKAATNGVTAGVVVNGLLSSSPEPGSPTGEGRTIRASYVVGCDGANSTIRRLEGFTTTDLNFENDWLIADLLLKDGFVPEQFKRLGASQICDPTRPTTLVFSGKGRKRLEFMRLPGETPEMLLDKLWSLVAPWGFTPENCELERKVIYTFKARWANEFFKDRVTLAGDALHQMPPFIGQGMNSGFRDAGALAWRLPLMLSGAADPTKLFQSYQEERLPHVRTLTEYCIDLGGVICETDPVKSKESHDALRAAPPPPQFDPPLGRPGILTAQDQAGHLSLQRNLATAACEALFHDVHGHGWFLLSFGSQVEISEASSEFFVDVLGGKCVTVSPQEDVKGEYAAWFDRLGKDQVVLIRPDFYVFGHTALVDVDTLVGELRTKMGAA
- a CDS encoding uncharacterized protein (Fumarylacetoacetate (FAA) hydrolase family), with product MTIPTTAPIRIQRLSHMRYQHADLPKARQFLEDFGMHVVYSENDGKSLYFAGQGPDAFVYVATAGETSAFLGGTFLVETKADLERASDLIPGATKLLPASPAGGFLVTFQDPDGLPCNLVWGLPEREVGTQTSPDAVNYPVQKPRKGEFRRFKQEPCPVFKLGHFGLLVSSFQKTFDFYTRYFNLKATDILTAPDGTKVAGFMHIDREEEWVDHHTFFFSINRRVGPHHCSFEVRDSDVQAIGHDWLKAKGYTPSWGVGRHILGSQIFDYWYMPDNFMVEHYSDGDLVNNTFETNYLPAGDESLAIWGPAVPKGFMDAIPDESQRGTA
- a CDS encoding uncharacterized protein (Fumarylacetoacetate (FAA) hydrolase family), with protein sequence MTLASNWTRLARFVGRNGAIRLGQPVDPKVDVGLAVAAGEPVEVFVVEGDIYTGMVTAERDVIQQLLSPISRDECNLIRCLGLNFKKHAEEAKMPFPNEPVMFVKPRTALAGPGELVVSRAAQDDQLDFETELALVIGRDARDVSEADAMDYVLGATCANDVSVRKHQLANSQWCFGKGFDGSCPLGPVLVRASALDPDALEFRGELSGETVQASNTNDMIFSCARAVAHLSQGTTLERGSVILMGTPSGIGWAREPRRIIRDGEEMRIWFEDVGTLVNTFKYE
- a CDS encoding uncharacterized protein (Major Facilitator Superfamily), with product MSTSTTSLAFPDLDKTSTPGSSGCPSPAETVVEVQPTKEEYPPRRTQYKVLLILMLSYFIDVLSASAFTVFAAPITTSLGVVFEQQSWIITSYSLTFASFLLFWGRVSDLYSASAVFQYGFLAFGTLSLVLSFITDKYAFFLLRALAGIAGSSLVPSAYRLIAATFPEGRERARAYTLYGMTGSMANSLGTVLAGVVGLIDKPGQMEGWRWFFRITAALAIPVGIASLLLIPKRASQEKEEHRLRRLDMPGVLVMLTAVLCLILALTLGATYGWKSPGFIAPLIISAIAFPSFFLWETRLDDTHAILPSSLWKVPNFAVFLVFGLVILGWWSSNFLPFIQMFVLGGDSMVRASARTLPEGGAAMVCSIVMIIFPNIITNPRWPIFIAMLLVAGASLLWTFAPEVVGRGYWTHVFPGMIFGSAGMQVSLISTLVGVMAACPTNMAGVVGAALQTAMHTSSVVALSIQSGMLTTAPGGLKNLTNFRASMYFELGWVLLWLVGFMVFYRRVDPKSSNVETAGEKV